Proteins co-encoded in one Setaria viridis chromosome 9, Setaria_viridis_v4.0, whole genome shotgun sequence genomic window:
- the LOC117840626 gene encoding uncharacterized protein encodes MRGGGAGEKLHHKEANVAHGAAVYGGAGKGAKSSFLYGLLLYVVLPVLVLYFVVIAASQFYNPRCSPEGNVAAAARFMVAKPNVSLARSLNASSSSPPPPPPPVAKPRLTAEEAPTGLRHIVFGIGASASLWQSRKEYIKLWWRPGRMRGFVWMDRPVHEFYSKSSRTGLPAIMVSSDTSKFPYTHGAGSRSALRISRIVSETFRLGLPGVRWFVMGDDDTVFLPENLVHVLSQYDHRQPYYIGSPSESHIQNLIFSYGMAFGGGGFAISRALAEELAKMQDGCLHRYPALYGSDDRIHACMSELGVPLTRHPGFHQCDLWGDVLGLLGAHPVAPLVTLHHLDFLEPVFPATPSRAASLRRLFDGPVRLDSAAVAQQSVCYDRAHQWTVSVSWGFAVMVVRGVLSPREMETPMRSFLNWYKRADYTAYSFNTRPVARQPCQKPHVYYMRGSRMDRRRNVTVTEYERHRVKHPACRWRIADPGEQLDSIVVLKKPDPDLWKRSPRRNCCRVVSSPKKGKDRSMTIDVGVCREGEFAKV; translated from the exons ATGAGGGGAGGCGGAGCTGGAGAGAAGCTCCACCACAAGGAGGCCAATGTCGCGCACGGTGCCGCCGTGTACGGTGGCGCGGGGAAGGGGGCCAAGTCCTCTTTCCTCTACGGCCTCCTCCTCTACGTCGTCCTGCCGGTGCTGGTCCTGTACTTCGTCGTCATCGCCGCCTCGCAGTTCTACAACCCGCGGTGCTCGCCGGAGGGCAACGTCGCTGCTGCGGCCCGTTTCATGGTGGCCAAGCCCAACGTTTCGTTGGCCAGATCGTTGAATGcttcgtcgtcttcgcctcctcccccaccgcctCCTGTGGCCAAGCCGAGGCTAACGGCGGAGGAAGCGCCCACCGGGCTGCGCCACATCGTGTTCGGCATCGGAGCGTCTGCGTCGCTGTGGCAGAGCCGGAAGGAGTACATCAAGCTgtggtggcggccggggcggatgCGCGGGTTCGTGTGGATGGACAGGCCCGTGCACGAGTTCTACTCCAAGAGCTCCCGCACGGGGCTCCCCGCGATCATGGTGAGCTCGGACACGTCCAAGTTCCCCTACACCCACGGCGCGGGCAGCCGGTCGGCGCTCCGGATCTCGCGCATCGTCTCCGAGACGTTCCGGCTGGGGCTCCCAGGCGTGCGGTGGTTCGTGATGGGCGACGACGACACGGTGTTCCTGCCGGAGAACCTGGTGCACGTGCTGTCGCAGTACGACCACCGGCAGCCGTACTACATCGGGTCGCCGTCGGAGAGCCACATCCAGAACCTCATCTTCTCGTACGGCATggcgttcggcggcggcgggttcgccATCAGCCGCGCGCTGGCGGAGGAGCTGGCCAAGATGCAGGACGGGTGCCTGCACCGGTACCCGGCGCTGTACGGCAGCGACGATCGCATCCACGCGTGCATGTCGGAGCTGGGGGTGCCGCTGACGCGCCACCCGGGTTTCCACCAGTGCGACCTGTGGGGCGACGTGCTGGGCCTGCTGGGCGCGCACCCGGTGGCGCCGCTGGTGACGCTGCACCACCTCGACTTCCTGGAGCCGGTGTTCCCGGCGACGCCGTCGAGGGCGGCGTCGCTGCGGAGGCTGTTCGACGGGCCCGTGCGGCTGgactcggcggcggtggcgcaacAGTCGGTGTGCTACGACCGCGCGCACCAGTGGACGGTGTCCGTGTCGTGGGGGTTCGCGGTGATGGTGGTGCGCGGGGTGCTGTCGCCCCGGGAGATGGAGACGCCCATGCGGAGCTTCCTCAACTGGTACAAGCGCGCCGACTACACGGCCTACTCCTTCAACACGCGGCCCGTGGCGCGGCAGCCGTGCCAGAAGCCGCACGTCTACTACATGCGCGGGAGTCGGATGGACCGGCGCCGGAACGTGACGGTGACGGAGTACGAGCGGCACCGGGTGAAGCACCCCGCCTGCCGGTGGCGCATCGCCGACCCCGGCGAGCAGCTCGACAGTATCGTCGTGCTCAAGAAGCCCGACCCCGACCTCTGGAAGAGG TCGCCGAGGAGGAACTGCTGCAGGGTGGTGTCGTCGCCGAAGAAGGGGAAGGACCGGTCGATGACCATCGACGTCGGAGTTTGCAGGGAAGGCGAGTTCGCCAAGGTCTAA
- the LOC117839963 gene encoding homeobox protein BEL1 homolog yields the protein MAHDPSLAYADYFAAGGGVGTLVPEVDAGEDDGHLYGGVHAHHHGLDMFGAARGLVPGAMAVAAASAAHGKAADALGDFAGLSEHHHHRLGGHGQAPLTSLSLHGPAEAASMALHHHQLGGALRQQHQAAAWPPSQQQGAWHLRGSRFLRPTQQLLQEFCGLPVETAGTATAPKPPTTKPASEDGAGEGSSAPAPSAQIQAKDAAELQRLKAKLYAMLQEVERRYRRYREQMRAVAGSFEAVAGERAAAAYTRLASRTISKHFRSLRDGVAAQMQAVRRALGEKDADGGVPSAGMAKGETTPRLRVLDQCLRQHREYQAGVLESQPWRPQRGLPERAVSILRAWLFEHFLHPYPSDVDKHILARQTGLSRSQVSNWFINARVRLWKPMVEEMYAEEMKDPQQEGGACSNANSNANNPSSYSASELGQGRGGASGEDGAERKPTRAQLVHDAGSLASVVSIGSSSRDPQNINFGMMDGHLDFGAYNDDHATGTGHGFGGGVSLTLGLQQHAGDDPHGGVNVAFAAAPSAAHEFLFMAGGEHQQQMVAGGSVHGHHQGQFGAGMEGDAASHYHRGLSAATGFQLLHDLAG from the exons ATGGCGCACGATCCGAGCCTAGCGTACGCGGACTACttcgcggcgggaggcggcgtggGCACGCTGGTCCCGGAGGTGGACGCGGGGGAGGACGACGGCCACCTGTACGGCGGCGTGCACGCGCACCACCACGGGCTCGACATGTTCGGGGCCGCCAGGGGCCTCGTGCCGGGCGCGatggcggtggccgccgcctccgcggcgcaCGGCAAGGCGGCGGACGCGCTCGGTGACTTCGCCGGCCTCagcgagcaccaccaccaccgcctcggGGGCCACGGACAGGCGCCCCTGACGTCGCTGTCGCTGCACGGGCCCGCCGAGGCCGCGTCGATGGCGctgcaccaccaccagctcGGCGGGGCGCTCAGGCAGCAGCaccaggcggcggcgtggccgccaTCGCAGCAGCAGGGCGCGTGGCACCTGCGTGGCTCCAGGTTCCTGCGCCCGACGCAGCAGCTCCTGCAGGAGTTCTGCGGCCTCCCCGTGGAGACCGCCGGCACGGCCACCGCTCCCAAGCCACCGACGACGAAGCCGGCGAGCGAGGACGGCGCCGGGGAGGGATCATCGGCCCCGGCACCGTCGGCGCAGATCCAGGCCAAGGACGCCGCCGAGCTGCAGCGGCTCAAGGCCAAGCTCTACGCCATGCTCCAGGAG GTGGAGAGGAGGTACCGGAGGTACCGCGAGCAGAtgagggcggtggcggggtccttcgaggcggtggccggggagcgggcggcggcggcgtacacGAGGCTGGCGTCACGGACGATATCCAAGCACTTCCGGAGCCTCAGAGACGGGGTGGCGGCGCAGATGCAGGCGGTGCGCCGCGCGCTCGGCGAGAAGGACGCGGACGGCGGCGTGCCGTCGGCCGGGATGGCCAAGGGGGAGACGACGCCCAGGCTGCGGGTGCTCGACCAGTGCCTCAGGCAGCACAGGGAGTACCAGGCCGGCGTGCTCGAGAGCCAGCCGTGGAGACCGCAGCGGGGGCTGCCGGAGCGCGCCGTCTCCATCCTCCGGGCCTGGCTATTCGAACACTTCCTGCATCC GTATCCAAGCGACGTGGATAAGCACATCCTGGCGCGTCAGACGGGCCTATCACGCAGCCAA GTCTCCAACTGGTTCATCAACGCGAGGGTGAGGCTGTGGAAGCCCATGGTAGAGGAGATGTACGCGGAGGAGATGAAGGACCCGCAGCAGGAGGGCGGCGCCTGCAGTAACGCGAACAGCAACGCTAATAACCCTAGCAGCTACAGCGCCTCAGAACTAGGgcagggccgcggcggcgccagtGGGGAGGACGGCGCCGAGAGGAAGCCGACGCGGGCGCAGCTGGTCCACGACGCCGGGTCCCTGGCCTCCGTCGTGAGCatcgggagcagcagcagggacCCGCAGAACATCAACTTTGGCATGATGGACGGCCACCTCGACTTCGGCGCGTACAACGACGACCACGCCACGGGGACCGGGcacggcttcggcggcggcgtgtcCCTGACGCTCGGGCTGCAGCAGCACGCCGGCGACGACCCGCACGGTGGCGTGAACGTCGCgttcgcggcggcgccgtccgcgGCGCACGAGTTCCTGTTCATGGCGGGCGGCGAGCATCAGCAGCAGATGGTCGCGGGTGGCAGCGTCCACGGTCACCATCAGGGCCAGTTCGGCGCCGGAATGGAAGGCGACGCCGCCTCGCACTACCACCGGGGCCTCAGCGCCGCCACCGGATTCCAGCTCCTCCACGACCTGGCTGGCTGA